Genomic segment of Primulina tabacum isolate GXHZ01 chromosome 11, ASM2559414v2, whole genome shotgun sequence:
attttaaataaaagtatgattttttaaatacatgtgattgtatatgtattacttgctactcatgtttagaacgtgtcgagtcattagactcactaggtttgaatgttgcaggatttgatgatttgagGGAAGCGCTTATGCTTGAGTgaatcgagtgcagcagtacattCCCAAGGAACATTTAGTTttcgcattagcttgatagataaaagatttaaaatattattgttaatgattttattagagatttgtATGCTTTATCTtgatgttagttgatctttttaaaggtcgacgtaagaattttggttagttgacgatttaggaatttttatgaacttgagattttaatggttaaattagttttattttttgaaatgttaagttatttttattagtaattttcgagtttatgagatataaaaaatttatttagtaGTGATCGTTTCACATAAAATCGTAAACACCcaaccaaacctaaaactagtatttttcaaaagaaatttGAATGTCGTAAATCCTCTTAAAAACCACTCCTACGCACAAATGTcttgaaaatctttaaagtactTTAAAATCAATAACTGTGCGGAAAACTAgaaaggtcctcgggttagtgcACCGTCGGTGTTCAATCATCCAACCCTCCTGTCTTAACAGAaatatcctcacctgcatcattcacacttgTGAGTATAATGACTCTGCAAGCCTTAACCatggtaacaagtaatacgtatacatccacatgcaacagtgaaaaatacttttaataaaatagctttaacatgaaaaaccacaaacttaaaaattttctttcatcatatacatatacatttcctTTGGGATGAAATCAGTTCACTAGTTGTGATCATTTTTTCATCTTTCGGTCGATTGATCAATTTCAGCTGCAACCATGGTACCAGGCAGCGAGGAAACAATAACTATTTTTCCGTTCTGTGCCTTGGCCTATAGttggcggggacaccagcaaccaCTTTTCCGttactgggccttggcctatggAAATTCGGTGTTGGGTTCCCACAGGGCTTTGTCCCGTAAACGGGTTCCACTGGAGCTTTGTCCCTCACGTATCTCTATTTACTTACCGTCACAATCAAGTcatttcattcaaaacattttcaccatttccatcaatttataaaatacatgcataaatatcattttcttttaaaccaaacatgtaatacgtcttttagcatttaccattttcCATCATAAAATTACACAACCTtacaaaataaacaatttaacattcattacagcattcaggataCTGCAAGAGCTCcaaacatttttcaggtgtaaaataacTGTTTTGTCCCTGAAACCTAACTTTCCCATTTTACCCCCGCACCTTAAAACTTCGGcccgaatccatccaaacttaccataacaccttaaaagAAACCCAtgaatatttcttagacgtaaacttaagccCGTTGACTAACTCTtgtaattcgttttaaaacttgaaccgaagtcctagttttaacctgaatcatcccgaaacttaaccaaactttaaccATAGCTTCCTAACACCTAACCATCCCCTTttcaacccaattcaagccatttagAACCCTTGGAAACGCATAGAAACCTGCTGGAATTTTCTTCACAATTCGTCCAAACCCTAGGCCTAAACAAATCCCAAGTTCCTTCAATCCTAGCCCCAAACTGACAAGACCAGACCCTAACCATCCATCTTAGGACCAAGGCTGAACCCCTAGGACCCTTTTTGGACCATCCTAGCGAGCCATGCACAAGGACGTGTATGATTCCTCTTCCTTGCACGCGGCACATGCGTCCGCCCTTCCTAGCCTCTCCAGCTATCTAGTTTGTTCAAGTCCTTAGATTCTCTCATGGCCACTGTCTTTATATCACATTATCTGGGCAGTGCTCTTATTACCTTCAAGGAAATTTTTCAGTTAGAATATTCCTTACCAAGAGATGTAAGTTCAATAATGATAATACTGAAccattcatcaaactcatttagagtttctaCAGGCTTCATCTTGACATTGTCAAACTTTTGGATGGCAACCGTTAGATTGTTttccttggtttgatcattGCCATTGCATATTTGATTTAGCTTCTCCTATATTTCTTGAGCTGTAGAAAAAGTTTTTATTTTGTAAACATATTTTCATTTAAAGTTCTATAAAGGATATCTTTGGTCACATTATCCAGGTTGGCCTTCTTTTTGTAATCTGCAGTTCATTCCGACCAGTTCTTTTCCACCATCTATGGAGCACCTTTAGTTACAACAATGGCTATATTTGCCTTAAGAATCTTTGTTTGACCATCaatgatgacataccacatgtcatcatcctgAGCCTCTAAATGTGTCTACATATGAATTTTTCATTAATCATAATCTTTTTTTGAAAACATTGATATTTGTTAAACAATTTCACTtgagtgtgtgtgtatatatatatcagagGAGAGAAAAAAAACATATCTGATAttacttgataggatcgataaTGTGTTTAGAAGAAggatgaataaactcttttaaaaatttttgagcATCTTGATAATGTTAGCTATGCAAGACCTTTTTTTTCTCAATTCTAAGAAAACGGACGAACTAAAAAATAGTGCGGAAGAATGATTCGATGATTCCTTGGATTATTATATTCCTAAATGTTGATAATCAACAAGATAATAAATGTTTTAGAGTAAATGACATAGATAATAAATGTTGTAACTACCCGCTTCAATTTTAGGTCTAACAAAGAATGAATCCTAAGATTCAAATGTTTGCAATTCCTCGAACTTCCTTCGGTAGAAAATGGTTGATTAGTTGTTTTCATGATCTAATTGATCCTTTTAGATCTGATAATACCTTGAAGAATAAACTGATGAGGAGTGTATGATATATATGAGAATTGTGTTCATAAATTTTTAGGTATGCAAGCCTTATTTTGAATTTGTTGTTTCAAATGTGTCTCTGTATATAAAGTTCTTGCTTGCATTCTCTATGTATAGTAATGAAGTCCTTTTTTCCATTCAACGACCATTTGTGTTGTAATCCGAAAATATGGACACATCACTGTTACGTGCCGCAACACTCATTAAATGCTCTTTAATTTCTTTCTTGCTTTTGTACTTTTAAAAATCCTCTTTATACAAAATATGTCAGACAACGGACTGATATAATACCTTATGTCAGATGAGAGTTGGTAGGATATGGCCAATATTTCTATTTTAAGTTGTCGACTGATATGTTGACTTTCATAAATATTCTTAACTCTGTCCGATCGAGAGTTGTTTAGTATATCTCTGAGCGGTCCGATCGAGAGTTGGTTTAGTCTAGTGTAACTGGTTGAGTAGTTTACCGGGAGAGAGCCTAAATAGTTTGTGACCGTTTACCCATCTTTTGAACACTGGTAGTGTATTGCTATTTGTCTTTGGCAAAACGGTCGAGTATCTGAATACACAGAATAGGGGCAGCTtgttttataattattaattattgtttGTTATCACaaaaactaaaaaatttaacaatatttATACATATGTACCGTGGGAGAAAAATATGCAAGGTTAAAATTAAAGTTTGTGTTTAAAGCAAcatataattgttaacattgaTTGTAACTTGTAAGATATGCAATCTTCATGTTTATTTATCggattaaataattttattttaaatcaaacatGTTCGACTTGCAACACACGTGCACGTTTCTAGTTCAATGGTAAATATCTTAAACTTTTTCAATTTGAAGATGAGGTGAGAATGATCGGAGAGTCCaaggaaaaaaatataacaCTTCTCATTTGAAGAACGTCGAGAATATATTATTGATAAAGTTTCGAAAAATAGGAAGGAAAAaagaagaagttgaatttagtgTTACCGCATCTCAACCAgcacaaaataaaattatgatttgtaaggtctagaaaattcGAGCTACGTAAACTGACTGCATGCAATTTAGggttttactaaaatatgtgtttaattattttaaagcattttgcatggatatgtgttttatttcatgttttattacattttcatgcataaggggttttagtagtttttcgcgctcgaacgaggaatggTGACCGATgataattaaggaaaaatattttttattaaatagctatttttgattatttaatatatggtgtaattaagtgaggttttcgaaaatgggccttggtggggtatttttactcatcgggtcatattttaaaccaGTGCGCAAATTTTAGCAagtcggaggactttttgaggggttcgggcaatattttcaaaaacgtacctaaactaaatatttttcatgagttttttttttacgaATGGgcctattttaaaatatttcaggCCTAGACTCCTACTTATCcttattaaatttaattaagacCCATTATGCATCTATTTTATGTATTAACCCTACCctcccaaaccctaaacctaactCCATCATTTCGGTCGCCCCTCTCCATTTCTAGCAGGTTTTCGTGTATTGCAACAGCTTTCTCCTTAGGTTCTCTCAAGCTTTTTGCATAGAACTTCTTCCCCGTCTCTCCTGTGTACGTTCTACGCGAGTATCTCTAAGTTTTCGAGCATAAAAACACAAAGGCACACCTGATTCCCCTCTTTTCTCATCAATCATGCTAAGTTATGTATGTGGAATGTTTTTGCATGATATTTTATCGACATATCATTATGCATAGTATTTATATGGCTTTTACATGAAAAATGTGGGTTTTCTTCACTTGCATTTCACGTTTCTTTGACATGGTTGAAGGGCTGCCATGCTCGTTGGTTAGGAGTCATGTTGCAGCAGGTTTGAAGGTGTTTAGATGTCTAGTTCAGGTCTGGAACGTGTCATGGTAGAGGACCAATCGGATTCCATGGTTGTTGGTTCGATTGGGACTAGATCGAGGGATAGGTGTGAGTGGCAGTGCAAAGGCTGTTCCAAGCCTTGGACCAGACCCTAATGGGTCTGAGTCATGGCCTAGGATAGCTCAAACACCGCTGATCGTGGTCGAAGGGCCgattgaagagctaagttgaAGGGTGCATGGCTTTGGTGTTTTTGGGGAAAGTGTGTGCAACCGCGTGCATGGGGCTACGGACGCGGTTTGGTCGGTCCAGGAGAGGGTCCTCGGCTTGATCTCGTTCCTAGGGTGGTCTGTTTTGGGGCTGGTCTAGTCTAGTGTGAGCTAGGTTCGGAAAGTTCAAGGTTCGGTCCTAGCGTTTTGTAGGTTGAAAAGTTCCGAGATTTTGCAGCAGCCACTTAGTCATTTTCAAGGGTTGTAGGTGGTCTGAAACAAAGGGTTTAAgggctggtcatgtaggttcaagtcatggtttaagttggaaaaagtttggttgagtttcaggttgattcgggttaaaaccgggacctcagttcaaattttaaaacgaatcatatAAGTTATGGAACTGGCTTGAGGTTACGTCTAGGAAATGactataaatatattttgaggtgttttaggGTTTtaaggggcaaaatggtcattttacacgcGGGTCGAGTTAGCACTCTGGGCAGTGCCCTGATCACaaattgacatgttttaaatgcataTGTAATCAAGAACACGAATTTTTATGGAGATACGAAAGATACGTTGCAtgtttgattttaagaaaatttacgtatatgcatgatttttataagtgattaatatgatgatatgttttgagttcgttgtgactaatacgaacacgaacatgtaaagccaaggctcagtggatgtgTAATAATGTCACTGATATCCCCGTCGTCGGGTaacgcggttatacgtagatggatccatcgactagagctgatacaaaagtcacaactattgatctgaattcaaataaaaaaatgaacacgtatatgttgatatgatgggATATGTTATGGTCACGTTATGCTTTGACATactatgtttaagttcatgcttttaagatcatgaaatgtttgttaattacagtacttttcactggtGCATGTtttgtatatgtacttgttataacgattCAAGTGTGTTAAGTCTTTtgactcactaagtgtgattgatgcagttAAGCACGATGAGTTTGAGACTGGAGGCACCGAAGACTAAGTAGGCGGAGCTGGGAGTGCTCACGATGACCGGAGGACCTTGCACATTTCCGCATTATATGTGTTCATGGGTCATGGATGAACACTGTTTTTATACATTTCAtatctttttatatgttgatgatacgACAGGCTTTGATTGTTGCGTTTGAGTTCTTTTAAAACAGTAGTCtaggaatttgatgatatttagattttatttaactgcagtatttttattcagtagttgaatgattctttttaaatgcatgtggttgagtaattttcaaaattagcttgcaaaaaaataaaaatttctagcAATATTTTGATAAGAGACGTTTCATGATTGGTTGCTCAAGGCATTACGACATCCTTGTTAGATgaaatacaaaattttttattaataattatgaagGACATATTTGTCGATTGTCACTtgcattttattctttatttattaatatggTTAGATGGATCAACATTACTTCGGCGACATGAGGTACAACTGATGCATATTTGTTGTCATTGTGTCCTAAGAAATTTCAGTTTGAGCCTCAACTTTTTGTTGGGATAATGACAACATAAAACTAGTCACAGTGGTGTCAATTGATTTAATCAATCTATTCACACCTATCAATCTACATAAGCTATGCAACTCCATAAAAATGCTCTGAGTTTACAACAATATCTTCGCTCTAACTTCATTAGGCGTTAAGATCGATAAAGAATTAGCTTCTTCAAGACAAGAAGTTTACACTCTTAGAACTTTATGCCAAATATTTCACAATCTTATGTCTTTGATACCTAATGAAAGTGGATCATCTCATTTCCAATTATATTTATGAGATATCAACAATTAACTAAATAATAGAATAAATACAATGAACAACACTGAGATTAACGACGATACTACGTTGAGATTAATGAAGATACTATAGAAGTTTTGAATAAACTCATGGGAAATAACCCTTACGAGGAATTGGTGCCAGGCATAAATGATTTTTCTTCCATTGACAAAATAAATCTACATATTTGTAGTGCCCAAACTATTCAGGTGCTCTTTCCAATTAACTTCTTGGACCGATCTGTCTCTAGTCGCTGAACTAAACATGGTTATCTTGGAAATGAACTTCTAGAGGGAAAAGAAAGACAGACAAATAAAAGCTTTCTGAATCATGACTAAGAATTTGAAGCcatatattgtttttatacttGTTCCCTGCACATACacgaaaaaatatacaaaaccCCATTCTTTTCTAACCGCACTAGCTATATGTTTTTTAATAACTGAATACCTGAAACTATGGATTTTAATCTTCGAGCAAAAAGAGTCCACAAGTTCATAAAATTCTTACAAACCAATCTTTCATTCGTCTTGGTGTTAGATTCAAGTAAAAGGTGCAAATTGGTAGAAATGCAAAAGAGcgaaaaatgattaaaacaGTACAATTTTAAGAAACAGAGCAAAAAGAAATTTCTCAAGAGTACACAAAGCTTCAGCAATTTAACTTGTTCACGCTGCAACAGTTTTTGTCTTGGACCCGATGTTTTTCCATGAAACGTTGGGCATAATCTGTTTTGAGTCAACACGATCTTTGTATTGAATTGCAAAGTTGAGCAACGAGTCAAGAAGAGAATCTGAAAGAAGGTGAGGTTTGAGCCCCAATTCCACGAGTTTGGTGTGCTTCGCATTATAGTAATGCTCTTCAGCCTCCACTCTAGGATTAGGGACAGATATAGTTTGCACCTCAAGGCCGAGTTTCTGACCAACCCTAGTAACTAGAGCTGCGAGTTCAGTTAACAGAAAACTGCTCCGTGAATTGGTTAAAGACTCGAAATTCTCCTCTCTGTGCAGGATTTGCGATGGCaagttcaacacattgaactgtATCTCTGATATCCAAATATCCCCTTGTCTGTCGTCACAAATAGAATGGATGCATAAGGCAACTTACCATGAAATTCAATTTGGGATCCTAATATGAAGTTGTTACCTGGCCTCCTTTGCCATATACAGTAAGTGGATGACCAACTGCCGCCTGAACGCAGAACCGGTTCAGGGCAGTTCCAAATACTCCATCATAATCAAGCCTGTTATAGAGTTCTTCATGCATTGCTGTTTCATCTGTTCTCACACCATAGACAACTCCCTGGTTTAGATCAGTGGCTTTGATTCCCCAAGCCTTGCAAGTAAACGCGATGTTGTGTGAATCGTGGACCTTGCTCAAGTGGTAGAAAGAGCTAGCTTGCTTGGGATATGGCAGAGTATCGATCCTCCCATTGTGTGTAATAGTTATATATCCCTCCTCGATATCTATGTTCGGGGTGCCGTATTCTCCCATTGTCCCGAGTTTCACAAGATGGCAATCTTCTCTGAACTCTTTTATAGCAAACAAGACGTTAAGCGTTCCTAATACATTGTTTTGTTGAGTGAATATAGCTCTTGAGCGATCAATCATGGAGTAAGGGGCGGACCTCTGTTCTCCAAAGTGGACGACAGCATCCGGCTTAAACGATGTGAAGGTCTCTGCCAAGAACTCAAAATCACATATATCACCAATGTAAAGTTGGATATCTTTTCCCGTGAGAGTTTTCCAGCGTCGAATACGGTTGTGAATTGATGAAATTGGCGTGAGAGAGTCTAGACCAAGCTGGTGATCAAAAAGGCGACGAACAAGGTTGTCAACAACTGCAACTTGGTAGTTTTTGTTTGACAGATGTAGGGAAGTAGCCCAACCACAATAGCCATCCCCACCAATTACCATGACTTTTTTGCGAGTAGAAGCTTCATCAGAGATCCGGGGAGGATCGAATTTGGTTTCTTGGCCCATAGAAACAGCCGTTGCGGAGATGGTACAAGATTTCTGCAATCGTTTTTCCCGGACGGCAAGCTTCTTAAAGGGGTGTGAATTGGGAAATCGTGTCATAATGGATATGGAAGATGGAAGTTGGTCGAGTGACTTGGAGTGTGAGATGCTAACGCAAGAGAGATTTGGAGGACACGATAACATAAGTAGATGGGCCATCAGAATTAGCTCAACAACTGTATCAATAACAGGAAAAGCAACACATATATTAGCATAGAAAAGAGTCTAATTAGTGTTCATCAAGCAgcaaataaaatataactgaacaAACGGAAAAACACCTTATTTCTACCAAAACCCCTTCAAAGACAGGACTGGGTTTTCTTCTCGTGAAACGCAAAACCAACTTGGGGCAACGAAATTGTATATGAATTTTTCTACGTGCGTGATTCAAGAAATTCAACGACGTTTCCAAAGTTCATAAGAAATGAGTTATCCATAAAACTAACTGAACTCATACTCCAATCTATCAAGATTCATACGTTAGGTTTTCGATAACAAAAGAAGAGAAGAAAAACATACATAATTACCTTACCCTGATGTGATGTATGAACAATCCCTCAAAGTTTGCGAGTTGGGAGGAGCATCCAAGAACTTTTGGGTTGGATATTCTTCTTCGAAGTAACATTTCAACCCCAAGCTTTGCTTATTTATAAATGAGACATATTATTACACTTTAGCCCCCATTAACCCACGTTGGGCTCGTTTGAGTTCAACCTTAGATACCATTAAATAATGGTGATCCATTTTTTTCCCATCTGAAATTATGCATAAATCCTATGTATTTGTCCAATAaccatttgaaataaaatatatatttttttaaataaatttggtcCGATAgaaattaaccatttttttctcattttctatCCGACTCGACTcattaaatacatattttacgttttcgctCAAGATATGAATCAGATCAATCATTTTCTCGTAAGAAATAtacttattaatttattattattaaatattaaggTATGAAACAACTTTTGGAAAAGTGTTgacataatattttttagattttaataACAATGGCGGTTGTAACAATTTTGGTTTGATATATCATAAAATGTATTTGGATACACAAACTACTGTTAAATAGATATATTGGTacataaattattataaatGGTTTAATATGTGACGTTCTAAACTTGTTACGAAAATGAAGTCTTAAGTTTCATTAGAAGAACGAAATGTGGACACATCATTGTATAA
This window contains:
- the LOC142518164 gene encoding LOW QUALITY PROTEIN: UDP-sulfoquinovose synthase, chloroplastic (The sequence of the model RefSeq protein was modified relative to this genomic sequence to represent the inferred CDS: deleted 1 base in 1 codon), coding for MAHLLMLSCPPNLSCVSISHSKSLDQLPSSISIMTRFPNSHPFKKLAVREKRLQKSCTISATAVSMGQETKFDPPRISDEASTRKKVMVIGGDGYCGWATSLHLSNKNYQVAVVDNLVRRLFDHQLGLDSLTPISSIHNRIRRWKTLTGKDIQLYIGDICDFEFLAETFTSFKPDAVVHFGEQRSAPYSMIDRSRAIFTQQNNVLGTLNVLFAIKEFREDCHLVKLGTMGEYGTPNIDIEEGYITITHNGRIDTLPYPKQASSFYHLSKVHDSHNIAFTCKAWGIKATDLNQGVVYGVRTDETAMHEELYNRLDYDGVFGTALNRFCVQAAVGHPLTVYGKGGQTRGYLDIRDTVQCVELAIANPAQRGEFRVFNQFTEQFSVNELAALVTRVGQKLGLEVQTISVPNPRVEAEEHYYNAKHTKLVELGLKPHLLSDSLLDSLLNFAIQYKDRVDSKQIMPNVSWKNIGSKTKTVAA